From Methanobrevibacter boviskoreani JH1, one genomic window encodes:
- the thiC gene encoding phosphomethylpyrimidine synthase codes for MTQLEEARSGNITEEMKTVAHREGVSEEFILNSVANGTIVIPKNINHDIKATGIGAGLKTKVNATVGTSTDIVNFDEEVYKAQVAIDAGADCLMELSIGGDLDDIRKRVLDMSPLPVGSVPVYQAAIESIRENGSVIYMEEDDMFKTIEKQAKMGIDFMAIHCSVNVETLKRLKKQGRKCGLVSRGGSFISSWMVENKKENPLYKNFDYVLDIAKEYDVVLSLANAMRAGSIADSTDRAQVQELIVLGELVDRARDAGVQTMIEGPGHIPINEIPANVTIQKKLCSNAPFYMLGPLVCDIAPGYDHIVSAIGAAESAKAGADFICYVTPAEHLALPSPEDVKTGVISTRIGAYAGDMAKGIHHGEKDLVMAEARKSLDWEAQYNAAISPEDARAKRANRPPSDSDACTMCGDYCAIKIVNGWLDKADEDVFDGI; via the coding sequence ATGACTCAATTAGAAGAAGCTAGATCAGGAAATATTACAGAAGAGATGAAAACCGTTGCACACAGGGAAGGGGTTTCCGAGGAATTTATATTAAACTCTGTTGCAAATGGTACAATTGTTATTCCAAAGAATATAAATCATGATATTAAGGCAACCGGTATAGGTGCAGGTCTTAAAACAAAGGTTAACGCAACTGTAGGTACCTCTACAGATATTGTTAACTTTGATGAAGAGGTATATAAGGCTCAGGTTGCAATCGATGCAGGTGCAGATTGTTTAATGGAGTTAAGTATTGGTGGGGATTTGGACGATATAAGAAAGAGAGTATTGGATATGTCTCCACTTCCGGTAGGTAGTGTTCCTGTTTATCAGGCAGCTATTGAATCTATTAGAGAAAATGGTTCTGTAATATACATGGAAGAAGATGACATGTTTAAAACCATTGAAAAACAGGCTAAAATGGGTATAGACTTTATGGCTATTCATTGTAGTGTAAATGTTGAAACATTAAAGAGACTTAAAAAACAAGGCCGTAAATGTGGTTTGGTATCCCGTGGGGGATCCTTTATCTCCTCATGGATGGTTGAAAACAAGAAAGAAAACCCTTTATATAAAAACTTTGATTATGTACTGGACATTGCAAAAGAATATGATGTTGTATTGTCCCTTGCAAATGCGATGAGGGCAGGTTCAATTGCTGATTCAACTGATAGGGCTCAAGTACAAGAACTCATTGTTTTAGGTGAATTGGTAGACCGTGCAAGGGATGCTGGGGTTCAAACTATGATAGAAGGTCCAGGTCATATTCCAATTAATGAGATTCCTGCAAATGTTACTATTCAGAAGAAATTATGTAGTAATGCACCATTTTATATGTTAGGACCTTTAGTATGTGATATTGCTCCAGGTTATGATCATATCGTATCAGCTATTGGTGCTGCAGAATCTGCTAAAGCAGGTGCAGACTTTATTTGTTATGTTACCCCTGCAGAACATTTGGCTTTACCATCTCCTGAAGACGTAAAAACTGGTGTGATTTCAACAAGAATTGGAGCATATGCTGGAGATATGGCTAAAGGTATACACCATGGTGAAAAGGACTTGGTAATGGCTGAGGCTCGTAAGTCTTTAGACTGGGAAGCTCAGTATAATGCTGCTATTTCACCTGAAGATGCACGTGCAAAAAGAGCAAACAGGCCTCCTTCAGATAGTGACGCATGTACCATGTGTGGAGATTACTGTGCTATTAAGATAGTTAATGGGTGGTTGGATAAAGCAGATGAGGATGTTTTTGACGGTATTTAA
- the polC gene encoding DNA polymerase II large subunit: MDYFDRLEKETLELYDIANEARSKGLDMTTECEIPRAKDLAERVEGLVGPEGVAKRIKELEAELNDREKVAFEIAAEIASQDIEEEGKAAEEKRQQLADQGLRTALAILTEGVVAAPLEGISQVLIKENPDGGKYIAVYFAGPIRSAGGTAAALSVLLGDKIRVATGLDIYKPSDDEIERYVEEVELYESEVTNLQYSPTPEEVRLAARSIPVEVSGEPTDQIEVSHRDLPRVETNNIRGGALLAMVEGVIQKSKKIHKIANKLGLDKWEFLLEYAKPKTDNSDEEESEGDGEEVSSIPGEVDQKPIFAKYIQDIIGGRPVLSYPSEKGGFRLRYGRSRNTGLATMGVHPAVMEIIEFIAVGTQMKIERPGKGNCVVPVDSIEGPIVKLKNGNVLQIDSIKEARKVKKDIAEILFLGDMLIAFGEFLRNNQPMLQAGWCQEWWIEHIRNSSKYQSEGDSHELDLKTLEFEKISAPEAFRISKEYRIPLHPDYTYCYHDISKEELNDLINWILPQIKDYKDGDEIVLDKSYQKRILEVIGVLHTVDDGKIILDSDTSYAIVHTLRRPFNDEELSNHDLKVMDVLNNISEVPIEYKAPVYIGTRVGRPEKSKERLMRPAPHVLFPIGTYGGSRRLVAEAAKKGNIRIDIARRQCTNPACGLSSNQALCPYCGSPTEFGKTGVKNINLGRMLKKASDNVGVRKVDEIKGVVGMISENKIPEPLEKGILRAKNEVFTFKDATIRHDSTDLPLTHFIPREVGVSVEKLLEMGYTEDCYGQPIENEEQIIELKVQDVVISDKCADYLVNVSHYVDDELTKFYHMDAFYNVKKREDLIGHLIAGLAPHTSAGVLGRIVGFTKALGCYAHPYFHSSKRRNCDSDEDSVMLLLDPLINFSKSYLPSTRGGSMDAPLVLSTRIDPEEIDDESHNLDIFERFPLEFFERTKEPLKPAEFLDLIDNVSMHLGTPEQYSGLMFSHHTSSIHAGPTLCMYKQLPSMKEKVEGQIGLAEIIRAVDQRGVVEGVLSSHFLPDIMGNVRAFSKQKVRCTKCNSKYRRMPLTGKCKCGGNLILSVSKGSVTKYLDISQQLVNRYPVSHYLEQRLEIQEFGIHSLFESDKSKQSSLDIFL, encoded by the coding sequence ATGGATTACTTTGATAGATTAGAAAAAGAAACACTTGAACTCTATGATATTGCTAATGAAGCTCGTTCTAAAGGTTTGGATATGACTACAGAATGTGAAATTCCTAGGGCAAAGGATTTAGCAGAAAGAGTAGAAGGGCTTGTTGGTCCTGAAGGTGTTGCTAAAAGAATCAAAGAACTAGAAGCAGAATTAAATGACCGTGAAAAGGTGGCTTTTGAGATTGCTGCAGAGATTGCCTCTCAGGATATTGAAGAGGAAGGCAAGGCTGCCGAGGAAAAACGTCAACAACTTGCAGATCAGGGTTTAAGAACTGCTTTAGCTATTCTTACTGAGGGAGTAGTAGCGGCTCCTTTGGAAGGTATTTCTCAGGTTTTAATTAAGGAGAATCCTGACGGTGGGAAATATATTGCAGTATATTTTGCAGGGCCTATTAGGAGTGCAGGAGGTACTGCTGCAGCATTATCAGTACTTCTTGGTGATAAAATTAGGGTGGCTACAGGTTTGGATATTTATAAACCTTCAGATGATGAGATTGAAAGATATGTTGAGGAGGTGGAACTTTATGAATCTGAGGTTACCAATCTACAATATTCTCCAACCCCTGAGGAGGTAAGACTTGCTGCTCGCAGTATACCTGTAGAGGTTAGTGGGGAACCTACCGATCAGATTGAAGTTTCTCACAGGGATCTTCCAAGGGTTGAAACAAATAACATTCGTGGTGGGGCTCTTCTCGCTATGGTTGAAGGTGTTATTCAAAAATCCAAAAAGATTCATAAAATTGCAAATAAATTAGGTCTGGATAAATGGGAGTTTTTATTAGAATATGCAAAGCCTAAAACTGATAATTCCGATGAAGAGGAATCTGAAGGTGACGGAGAAGAGGTAAGCTCAATTCCAGGGGAAGTGGATCAGAAACCAATATTTGCTAAATATATTCAGGATATTATTGGTGGAAGACCAGTTTTAAGTTATCCGTCAGAGAAAGGTGGTTTCAGATTAAGATATGGTCGTTCACGTAATACAGGTCTTGCAACTATGGGTGTTCATCCTGCAGTCATGGAAATAATCGAATTCATTGCTGTTGGAACCCAGATGAAAATTGAGAGACCTGGTAAGGGTAACTGTGTGGTTCCTGTAGATTCAATTGAGGGACCAATTGTAAAACTTAAAAATGGAAATGTTCTTCAAATTGACTCAATCAAAGAGGCCCGTAAGGTTAAAAAGGATATTGCTGAAATTCTTTTCCTGGGAGATATGTTGATTGCTTTTGGTGAGTTTTTAAGAAACAATCAACCAATGTTACAAGCGGGCTGGTGTCAGGAATGGTGGATAGAACATATTAGGAACTCATCAAAGTATCAATCTGAGGGAGATAGTCACGAGTTGGATTTAAAAACTTTGGAATTTGAGAAGATATCTGCCCCCGAGGCATTCAGAATATCTAAGGAGTATAGAATACCTTTACATCCAGATTATACTTATTGCTATCATGATATAAGTAAAGAGGAACTTAATGATTTAATCAATTGGATTTTACCACAGATCAAGGATTATAAGGATGGCGATGAGATTGTACTTGATAAATCCTATCAAAAACGTATTCTTGAGGTTATAGGGGTTCTCCATACCGTTGATGACGGTAAGATTATATTGGATTCTGATACATCTTATGCAATTGTCCATACATTAAGAAGACCTTTCAATGATGAGGAATTATCAAATCATGATTTGAAGGTGATGGATGTATTAAACAACATATCTGAGGTTCCTATAGAATATAAAGCACCAGTTTATATTGGAACCCGTGTAGGTAGGCCTGAAAAATCTAAAGAAAGATTAATGAGACCTGCACCACATGTTTTATTCCCTATCGGTACCTATGGTGGTAGTAGGAGGTTAGTTGCCGAGGCTGCTAAAAAAGGTAATATTAGGATAGATATTGCAAGGAGGCAATGTACTAACCCTGCCTGCGGATTGAGTTCAAATCAGGCTCTATGTCCTTACTGTGGATCTCCTACTGAATTCGGTAAAACCGGAGTAAAGAATATTAATCTTGGTAGAATGCTTAAAAAGGCATCGGATAATGTGGGAGTAAGAAAGGTTGATGAGATTAAAGGTGTTGTAGGTATGATTTCAGAGAATAAAATACCTGAGCCTTTAGAAAAGGGAATCTTAAGAGCAAAAAATGAGGTTTTCACCTTTAAAGATGCAACCATTCGTCATGATTCCACTGATTTACCTTTGACCCACTTTATTCCTAGGGAAGTTGGAGTAAGTGTTGAAAAACTTCTTGAAATGGGTTATACTGAGGATTGTTATGGTCAACCTATTGAAAACGAGGAACAAATCATTGAACTAAAGGTTCAGGATGTTGTAATATCCGATAAATGTGCAGATTATCTTGTAAATGTTTCTCATTATGTTGATGATGAACTTACCAAATTCTATCACATGGATGCGTTTTACAATGTAAAAAAACGTGAGGATTTGATTGGCCATCTAATTGCAGGTCTTGCACCTCATACATCTGCCGGTGTTTTAGGTCGTATTGTAGGATTTACGAAGGCTTTAGGTTGTTATGCTCATCCTTATTTCCATTCTTCTAAAAGAAGAAACTGTGATAGTGATGAGGATTCCGTCATGTTGTTACTTGATCCTTTAATCAATTTCTCAAAATCCTATCTTCCAAGTACTCGTGGAGGAAGTATGGATGCACCTTTAGTTTTATCCACAAGAATAGATCCTGAGGAAATTGATGATGAATCTCACAACCTGGATATCTTTGAAAGATTCCCTCTTGAATTCTTTGAAAGAACTAAGGAACCTTTAAAACCTGCCGAATTCTTGGATTTGATTGACAATGTAAGTATGCACTTAGGAACTCCCGAACAATATAGCGGTTTAATGTTCTCACATCATACCTCAAGTATTCATGCAGGTCCGACCTTGTGTATGTATAAGCAATTGCCTTCTATGAAGGAGAAAGTTGAAGGACAAATCGGTCTTGCAGAAATTATACGTGCCGTAGATCAAAGAGGTGTTGTAGAGGGAGTTTTATCAAGTCATTTCCTACCGGATATTATGGGAAATGTCCGTGCATTTTCTAAACAGAAGGTAAGGTGTACCAAATGTAATTCCAAATATAGGCGTATGCCTTTAACTGGTAAATGTAAATGTGGTGGTAATTTAATTCTAAGTGTATCTAAGGGTTCTGTTACCAAATATTTGGATATTTCACAGCAACTTGTTAACAGGTATCCTGTATCACATTATCTTGAACAGAGGTTGGAGATTCAGGAGTTTGGTATTCATTCATTATTTGAAAGTGATAAATCCAAACAAAGCTCCTTGGATATTTTCTTATAA